One genomic region from Magnetococcales bacterium encodes:
- a CDS encoding HPr-rel-A system PqqD family peptide chaperone, protein MSSAPFPLKNAAIPVPRRWVGGDASTWIHARFGADHLLFDRRSGATHRVNDLVIDILHALAREPGDALELARRLQLDPEEKTVLGDLERIIEDLDRLGLLAPVER, encoded by the coding sequence ATGTCCTCCGCCCCTTTCCCCCTGAAAAACGCGGCCATTCCAGTGCCACGGCGGTGGGTCGGCGGGGATGCCTCCACCTGGATTCACGCCCGTTTCGGCGCGGATCATCTGCTGTTCGATCGCCGGTCGGGAGCGACGCACCGGGTCAATGACCTTGTGATCGACATCCTTCACGCCCTGGCCCGGGAACCCGGCGACGCCCTCGAACTGGCCCGACGGTTACAGTTGGATCCGGAAGAAAAAACGGTGCTCGGAGATCTGGAGCGAATCATCGAGGATCTGGATCGACTGGGACTGCTCGCGCCGGTGGAACGGTGA
- a CDS encoding HprK-related kinase A produces MRWMIGPFLIHLRSRVPRFSEFLLQFYGDNQATFPPWDEIADFHLTLQPSRGWRRFIRPKVHFRLDGNSFFAPFPRDHAPPLFEWGLNMAIAARVNHLLLLHAAVVERDGLALVLPGTPGSGKSTLCAALTLRGFRLLSDEFGLYCPKRRAFLPHPRPIGLKNESIEVIRDFAPEAILGQEYPNTRKGTVCYLQPPRQSIVQADHPAPPSRIIFPIFNEHSPTTLERVDPAEGFLRLAANAFNYETMGATGFEGITDLVRRSRMMQLRFGSLDEAVAAVEAWTHQEFSGSGPGVVSA; encoded by the coding sequence TTGCGCTGGATGATTGGACCGTTTCTGATTCATCTTCGCAGTCGCGTCCCCCGGTTTTCCGAGTTTCTTTTGCAGTTTTATGGCGACAATCAGGCAACCTTCCCCCCCTGGGATGAGATTGCCGATTTTCACCTGACCCTGCAACCTTCCCGGGGATGGCGCCGCTTCATTCGTCCCAAGGTCCATTTCCGGTTGGATGGCAACTCGTTTTTTGCCCCCTTTCCCCGCGACCATGCCCCCCCCTTGTTCGAATGGGGCCTCAACATGGCCATCGCCGCCCGCGTCAATCATCTTCTGCTGCTGCATGCCGCGGTTGTGGAACGGGACGGCCTGGCCCTGGTGTTGCCGGGGACGCCCGGATCGGGAAAGAGCACCCTGTGCGCCGCTCTGACGCTGCGCGGTTTCCGCCTTCTGTCGGATGAGTTCGGCCTGTATTGTCCCAAACGCCGTGCATTCCTGCCCCATCCACGTCCCATCGGCCTGAAGAACGAATCGATCGAGGTCATCCGCGACTTCGCCCCCGAGGCGATCCTCGGCCAGGAATATCCCAATACCCGAAAAGGGACGGTCTGTTATCTGCAACCACCCCGCCAAAGCATCGTTCAAGCCGATCACCCGGCCCCCCCTTCCCGGATCATCTTTCCCATCTTCAATGAACACAGCCCGACCACTCTGGAGCGGGTCGATCCCGCCGAAGGATTCTTGCGTCTGGCCGCCAATGCCTTCAACTATGAAACCATGGGCGCCACCGGCTTCGAAGGGATCACCGATCTTGTCCGCCGCTCCAGGATGATGCAACTGCGTTTCGGCAGCCTGGATGAAGCGGTCGCCGCCGTGGAAGCGTGGACACACCAGGAATTCTCCGGAAGCGGCCCCGGAGTCGTGTCGGCATGA